The genome window ATCCTTATCGTTAATCAAAGGATGATTAAGTTCAGGTAGTGGGTCTTGCCAAATCAGTTTTTCATGTGGGACGTCTGCACCTAGATAACGGGCATAAGGACCCATGTCTCTATGGGTCAACTTGAACCAAGCTTTAGCAAAAGCCAAATCAAACTCTTCGGGATTGGCCAAGAAGCGTTCGGAAATTTCACGATATTTGGGATCTTTCTTCAACGCGATATCCGTCGTGAACATAATAGGAGCATGACGTTTCCCAGAGATATGGGCATCAGGGACGAATTTCACTTCATCGGCGTTTTTAGGAATCCACTGAGTGGCACCGGCTGGGCTTTTTGTTGTCACCCAATCCATATTTAACAGGTTCTGCAGATAGTTAATGCTCCAGGCCGTCGGAGTAATCGTCCATGCGCCCTCCAAGCCGCTAGTGACAGTATCTGCGCCTTTACCTGTGCCACATTTGTTAATCCAACCCATGCCTTGCTGTTCAACCTCTGCTGTGGCGGGTTCTGCACCGACACATTCTTCCGGATTGTGTGCTCCGTGGGCTTTACCAAAAGTATGACCACCAGCAATCAAGGCAACGGTTTCTTCATCATTCATCGCCATACGACCGAAAGTGGTGCGGATATCATCAGCCGCTGAAATGGGATCGTGATTACCTCCTGGACCTTCTGGATTAACGTAAATCAGACCCATCTGTACGGCTGCAAGAGGTTTTTCTAGTTGTCTGTCACCATGATAACGTTTGGCATCGGATAGCCATTCTTTTTCCTCACCCCAATTAACCATTTCAGGCTCCCAGTCGTCTTCACGACCGCCAGCGAAACCAAATGTTTTGAAGCCCATAGATTCAAGCGCGACGTTGCCTGTCAGTACCATCAGATCCGCCCAAGAAATCTTGTTACCGTATTTCTGTTTGATAGGCCAGAGCAGACGGCGTGCCTTATCAAGGTTAACGTTGTCTGGCCAGCTGTTCAGTGGTTCAAACCGTTGTTGACCACCAGAAGCACCGCCTCGACCATCAAAGATTCGGTATACACCAGCACTGTGCCAAGCCATACGAATGAAGAATGGACCGTAATTACCATAATCAGCAGGCCACCAATCCTGTGAGGTTGTCAGCACTTTTCTAATGTCTGTTTTAACTGATTCTAGATCAAGAGAGTCAAAGGCCTTTGCATAGTTAAAATTTTCACCCATAGGGTTAGATTTTTCTGCATGTTGTCGGAGTGGCATCAAATTCAGTTGATCTGGCCACCAGAATGACGGTGTTTTAGGTTCACCAGCTGAAAATGCGCTGGTGCTGGATAGAGCAATCGCGATGGCGGTTGCTAAAGGTAGTGTTTTTTTCAGCATAATATTCTCCCTCCTGTTGTTTTTGTGGAGTGAGAATGAGTATCAATTGCTGATAATGATTAGTAAATTTGAATAATTCAAAGATAATGTTCAGTTATTTTGAATGATGTCTGTCAAGTACGGATTTAGACATGTCTATCAATTTTTCGATGCTGCTTAGACGAGTAAAATTGGGTCGCATGACAAAGGCTAATTGACGATGTGGACCGGGTTCATCTAGGTGCATAATGGCGAGATCCGGATAGTGTGATTTGAGTTGGTCAATCGCCATTTCTGGAACCAAAGTCGTGCCCATATTATTGGACACCAGTTGTAAAAGTGTATTGAGGCTGTTGGTGCGGAAACTTTGATTCACCGATTTAGATGAAACATGACAGGTATTGAGAATATGGTCTTTCAGACAGTGGCCATCCTCTAATAGCAAGAGCTGATTGAGGTTAAGCTTGTCACTAGTGATTTCTGTGAGTTGGGCATTAGATTCATTTTTGCGGTTAACCAAGAAAAAGTCTTCATCCCAAAAAGGCATCTCTAACAGACCTTCACAGGGAAACGGTAAGGCTAACAATGCGGTATCGAGCTCGCCTTGTTTTACTTTTTCTACCAGGATGTGTGATTGGTTCTCAAGAATATTAATTTGTGCCAGTGGGTAATGCTGCTTAATCAGCAATAGCAGCTTAGGTAAAATATAAGGTGTAATAGTAGGTATCACACCAATATTCAGCGGGTAGCTGAACAGGCTTTTTTGTGTTTGGGCAAAGTTCTGCAAATCTTCTGCTTGCAACATGATCGAGCGTGCTTGAAGTAACACTCTTTTGCCGATAGGGGTGATCAATACCTTTTTATTGTCACGCTCAAAAATTTGTAGTCCCAGTCGTTGTTCAAGTTCATGTAGTGCTGTACTCAATGCTGACGGACTGATATTGCATTGCTCCGCTGCCTTTTTAAAATGTAAGGTTTCCTCTACAGTGAGTGCATAGCGTAATTGTTTTAGAGATATCATCTTTATATTCAACATATTCAACAAAACTGGAAGGTAATGAATACGATAGCGATTTTTGGGTAACAAGCGAAGAGCTTAATTGTTAGACTTGCTACTCAATGAACAATCTGAGGTACGAATGTATACCGAGAATGATTTAGAGCAGGCCATAGAAAAAGGCATTTTTACCGCATCAGCTGTAGAGCAATTTCGGCAAGACAGGTTGCAAAGACGCAATACTCACTTCGCCGATGAAGAAGACTTCAAGCTAGTATCCAGTTTTAATGATATCTTTGTGTTGATGGCCTGTGCTTTGTTACTACTATCGACAGGGTGGGTGCTACAGGCCGCAAGTCCGGCATTAGCAGCGCTTGTAGTTGCTGGACTTTCATGGGGACTGGCCGAGTTTTTTGTGTTAAAACGAAAAATGGCTCTGCCCGGCATCTTCTTACTGGTGAGTTTTGTCGGCAGTATATTTGCTGCGGTGATGCTCACCATCGGTTGGCCATCTGAAAATGGCTTTATGCTGGCAGGTTCAGTAGCTGCTGTTGCGGCATGGTGTCATTGGAAGCGCTTTAAAGTGCCGATCACTGTGGCTGCTGGCACAGCCTCAGCCGTGGTTTTTATCGTGTCACTACTGGTCTCACTATTCCCTTCATTAAAAAGTTATTTAAGTTGGCTAATGTTTGGTGGCGGTCTGGTGGTGTTTATTGTCGCGATGCGTTGGGACGCCGCCGATCTAAAACGTGTAACAGGCAAGTCTGACGTGGCCTTCTGGTTACATTTAACTGCAGCGCCTTTGATTGTGCATCCGATCTTTTCCACGCTGGGTATTTTTGATGGTCAACACAGTAGTGCAAGCTTAGCTTTGATTATGGGCTTATATCTGCTGCTGACCTTGGTCTCATTAGTCATTGATCGTCGTGCCTTTATGGTCTCTGCCTTGGTCTATGTGCTGGTGGCCCTAACCAAGTTATTAGATACCTATGGACTGGCGGGTGACAGCTTTGCGTATGTCGGCGTATTTATTGGGTTTTCCTTACTGCTGCTGTCCGGTTTTTGGCACAAAGTACGTTATCAGCTTGTGAGACATTTACCGGCAAGCTGGCAGGCGAAAGTTCCGGTTATCCAATGAATAATCAGGCTGGAAAATGAAGAAGTTTCTGTTATTTGTAGCAGTGTTTGTGCTGGTGCAGCAGTGGCATACCGTGAAAGACTTCTTTTATCCACCGAAAGATTATGCTTATTTACCTGCCACCTACGTCACGATGTATTCCACGCAATGGTGTGGTTACTGTGCAAAAATGCGGGCATTTATGGAGCGAAGAAATATCGCTTATGATGATCTGGATATTGAAAAGTCAGCTCAGGCAAAACGTAATTTTGATGCTCTAGGCGGTGGTGGCGTACCTTTATTAGTCGTCAATAAACACGTGGTGCGTGGCTACAATCCGAATCTTGTACTTCACCATCTGGATGCTATCGAGGTGGCGTCGAGCCCTGTTCAGCACTAATGTTCTGGCATTGAGATTGCTACGTCATCATTGAACTTCAGGATGAGGACATAAGATGACGATTTCCAGCCAATCAGCACGTGACCTAACGGCAAATATTACCGCCCTGTCAGACAAATCGGTGGCTTTAATGCACCAACGCAGCATGTCTGATGAAGCTGTGACAACTTTTCAGAATATCTTACAAAAAGTACAAGAAATTCATGATCCCAAAGCCGCATTGAGGAGCTTGTCTGCTGAAGAGCTTGATGTGGTCAGACAAGCTCATAGCTTGGCTGAGTCCATTAATATTTCGGTGTTATCTGACGAAGGCGCAGCTAATCTATTGAATGCTCCAGGCCATACCAAGGATTTAAATAATGACGGCCTAACCACAATTGGTGAGGGTAATATGCTTACTTTCCCTCCGGACAATGCACCCGCTTCATTTAAAGCAGCTTGGGAAGAAGCCTCTGATGGGCTATCAACTATGGACATTCCAACTCACATGATCTTTGCCGTAGGGTTAGCAAATATTGGGCGTGAACCAGGTGACCTTAATTGGGTTAACCCTTATGCCAGCCCCGACTATGATTATGGTGCGGCGGTTTCAGAGATTATCGAAAGTGTGGAGTATCAATACAACCACAATATGATGTCTTTTGAGCAGTATC of Methylophaga marina contains these proteins:
- the katG gene encoding catalase/peroxidase HPI, translated to MLKKTLPLATAIAIALSSTSAFSAGEPKTPSFWWPDQLNLMPLRQHAEKSNPMGENFNYAKAFDSLDLESVKTDIRKVLTTSQDWWPADYGNYGPFFIRMAWHSAGVYRIFDGRGGASGGQQRFEPLNSWPDNVNLDKARRLLWPIKQKYGNKISWADLMVLTGNVALESMGFKTFGFAGGREDDWEPEMVNWGEEKEWLSDAKRYHGDRQLEKPLAAVQMGLIYVNPEGPGGNHDPISAADDIRTTFGRMAMNDEETVALIAGGHTFGKAHGAHNPEECVGAEPATAEVEQQGMGWINKCGTGKGADTVTSGLEGAWTITPTAWSINYLQNLLNMDWVTTKSPAGATQWIPKNADEVKFVPDAHISGKRHAPIMFTTDIALKKDPKYREISERFLANPEEFDLAFAKAWFKLTHRDMGPYARYLGADVPHEKLIWQDPLPELNHPLINDKDIDQIKAQVLDSGISVPKLIRTAWASAASFRGTDMRGGANGARVRLAPQKDWPANSPEELAEVLTVLEGIQQNFNTNSAERKVSLADVIVLAGAAGLEKAAQNAGYKIDVPFKPGRVDALQEQTDIASFNVLEPTADGFRNYFSSDNSRSPTEMLVERANYLSLSVPEMTVLVGGMRALDANTNGISHGVFTDKAGTLSNDFFVNLLDMSTKWVKADEAGLYKGVDRDSGQQKWTATPVDLAFGSNAELRAIAEVYAANGNEQKFVDDFVAAWVKVMTLDRFDLAQR
- a CDS encoding hydrogen peroxide-inducible genes activator; the protein is MISLKQLRYALTVEETLHFKKAAEQCNISPSALSTALHELEQRLGLQIFERDNKKVLITPIGKRVLLQARSIMLQAEDLQNFAQTQKSLFSYPLNIGVIPTITPYILPKLLLLIKQHYPLAQINILENQSHILVEKVKQGELDTALLALPFPCEGLLEMPFWDEDFFLVNRKNESNAQLTEITSDKLNLNQLLLLEDGHCLKDHILNTCHVSSKSVNQSFRTNSLNTLLQLVSNNMGTTLVPEMAIDQLKSHYPDLAIMHLDEPGPHRQLAFVMRPNFTRLSSIEKLIDMSKSVLDRHHSK
- a CDS encoding glutaredoxin family protein translates to MKKFLLFVAVFVLVQQWHTVKDFFYPPKDYAYLPATYVTMYSTQWCGYCAKMRAFMERRNIAYDDLDIEKSAQAKRNFDALGGGGVPLLVVNKHVVRGYNPNLVLHHLDAIEVASSPVQH